A region of the Nocardia asteroides genome:
CGCGGCGGGCATCGCTCCCACCGCCCGCGGCGAGACCCTCGATACGGCCGCCTTCGTCCGCTTGGCCGCTCAGGCATAGCCCTTCGCTTACGGCAGTGGCTCCACGCATGTTCATGTGCGGGGAGCCACGCGGGTGTGCGAAGACCGGGTCAGACGGCGACTTCGTAGCCGGCCTCGTCGACGGCGGCGACGATGTCGGCGGCGGCGATCGGCGCGGTGCTGTCGACGCGGACCGCGCCGCTGGCGAGGTCGACGTCGACGCTGGTCACGCCGTCGATCTTGCCGATCTCGGTCTTGACGGAGCTGACGCAGTGCCCGCAGGTCATCCCCGTGACGGTGTAAGTGGTGATGGGCATGTCCGACTCCTTCACATCCTGTTCAATACGGGCGGGGGGTATCTCCAATACGAAAGATACCCCCTAAGGGTATAGGGCGCAAGGCGGCTCACACGCCGTCGGCCAGCTCCAGCCAGCGCTCCTCGGCCGTTTCCTTCTCCGCGAGCACCTGCTTCAACTCCGCGCCCAGCGTAACCAGCTTGTCCGGATCGGTGGCCGCGTCGGCGAGCGCGGCGTGCAAACGCTGCTCGCGATCGGACAACTTGTCGATGGCGCGCTCCAGGCGGGTCAGCTCCTTACGGGCCGCGCGGTAGGTCGCGGAATCGGTGGCCGGAGCATCGGCGGGTTTGGCCTCCGGCGCGCCGGCGCGGGTCCGGTTTTCGGTGAGGGACGCGCGCCTGGTGAGATATTCCTCGATGCCGCCAGGCAGGTTCGTGAGTTTGCCGTCGCCGAACAGAGCCCACGTCGAGTCGCAGATCCGCTCGATGAGGTACCGGTCGTGGCTGATCACGACCAGTGTCCCCGCCCAGTTGTCGAGCAGGTCCTCCAGTTGCTGGAGGGTGTCGATGTCCAGGTCGTTGGTCGGCTCGTCGAGCAGCAGCACGTTCGGCTGGGACATGAGGATGCGGGTGAGCTGCAGGCGCCTGCGCTCGCCACCGGACAGGTCGCCGACCGGCGTGCGCTGGCGGGCGGGCGTGAAGCCGAGCCGCTCGGCCAGCTGCCCCGCCGAGATCTCCTTGTCGCCCAGCATGATCCGCTGCGCCACCTGCTGCACCGCCTCCAGTACGCGCAGGTCGGTCGGCAGATCGTCGAGCTCCTGGCGTAGCCAGCCGATCTGGACGGTCTGGCCTTGGACGCGCTTGCCCGAGGCCAGTATCGAGCCGTTCGCGCCGGTGTCTCCGGCCAGGGCGCGCAGCAGCGTCGTCTTGCCCGAACCATTGACGCCCACCAAGCCGACACGCTCGCCCGGCGCCAGCCGCCAGGTCAGGTCCCGCACGAGTTCGCGGCCGTCCGGCGTGGTGAGCGTGGCGTCCTCGAGTTCGACGACGACGCGGCCGAGGCGCTTGCGGGCGAAGGCGGCCAGCGAGACGCTGTCGCGCGGCGGGGGCACGTCGGCGATCAAGGCTTCCGCGGCTTCGACCCGGTAGCGCGGCTTGGAGGTGCGCGCCTGAGGGCCACGCCGCAGCCAGGCCAGCTCCTTGCGGGCAAGATTGCGCCGCCGGGCCTCCGACGCGTCCGCCTGGCGGGCGCGCTCGGCGCGCGCGAAGATCCAGTCGCCGTAGCCGCCCTCGTAGCTTTCGACCTTGCCGCCGACCACTTCCCAGGTATTGGTGGCGACGGTGTCGAGGAACCAGCGGTCGTGGGTCACCACGACCAGCGCGCTGCGGCGGCTCAGCAGATGCGCGGCCAGCCACTGCACGCCCTCCACGTCGAGGTGGTTGGTGGGCTCGTCCAGCACCAGCAGGTCGAGTTCACGCACCAGCGCGGCGGCGAGCGCGACCCGGCGGCGTTCACCGCCGGAGAGATTGTCCACCGACGAGTCCAAGCCGAGATCGGCGATGCCGATGCCCTCCATCACCGAGCGGATGCGCGAGTCGGCGGCCCATTCGTGTTCGGCGACCTCGTCGGTCATGGCGTCGTCGGCCAAGCCTGCCAGCACCACCGAACCGACCGTCGCGCCCGCGGGCAGCACGCCGCGCTGGGTCACCACGGCCATGCGCAGGCCGCCGAGCCTACTGACCCGGCCGCTGTCCGGTTCCTCGATGCCGGTGAGCACCTCGAGCAGGGTGGTCTTGCCGCCGCCGTTGAGGCCGACGACACCGATCCGCTCGCCCGCGTGCACGCCGAGCGAAACGTTGTCCAGCAGCGGCTTGATCCCGAAGCTCTTGTGGACCTGTTCGAGATTGATCAGGTTGGACATGGATCCTTCCGTGTCTTGCGGGGGCAACCCGATGATCGCCCCGGGCCAGCGTACCGACCGCGTCCGACCGCTCGTACTCCCGCCGAGCAGCGGGGACGCTTGCATGACGAACGGTGTTCGTTTAAGTTGATCTCCTGAACGAACATTGTTCGTTCAGGACACCGATCCGGCGCTCCCCAGAAGTACAGCCGCAGAGTGGGACGCCCGCCTCGCAGCGAGGTGTCGGCGGGCGGCACCGTTCCCATTCCGTTTGTTTTCTGGAGGATCCCATGCACGTCGGTCTCGGCCTGCCCATCTCCGACCCCGCCGCCCTGCTCGACTGGGCCCGGCGCGCGGACGCGGGGCCGTTCCGCACGCTCGGCCTACTGGACCGGCTGGTCTACGACAATCCCGAACCGCTGATCGCGCTGGCCTCGATCGCCGGTGCGACCACCCGAGTCAAGATCCAGACCGAAGTGCTGCTCGCGCCGCTGCGCGACCCGGTGCTGCTGGCGAAACAGGTCGCCACGCTGGACCGCATGTCCGGCGGACGTCTGGTGCTCGGCCTCGGCGTCGGCGGCCGCGCCGACGACCACATCGCCTCGGGTACCGACCTGCGTACCCGCGGCCGCCGCCTCGATGAGCAACTCGCGCTCATGCGGCGCCTGTGGTCCGGGCAGCCTTTCAGCGCCGAGTGCGGGCCGATCGGCCCCGCGCCGCTGCGGCCGGAAGGACCCGAGATCCTGTTCGGTGGTTTCCAGCCCGCCGCACTCGAACGCGTCGGCCGGTGCGGCGGAGGCTTCCTCGCCGCCGCACCGCCTTCCTGGGCCGGCAAGCTTTTCGACAGCGTGCGCCGCTCCTGGACGAACAACGGCCGGCCGGGTGCGCCGAGAATCGTCGCCCAGGTCAATGTGGCCCTCGGCCCCGACGAGGTGATCGAAGACGCCCGCGCGTCGATGGGCGCCTACTACGAGTTCAGCGACTACACCGAAGGCATGCTCGCCGGCATGCTCACCACGCCCGCGCAGATCCGCACGACCGTCGCCGAATTCGGCGATCTCGGCGCGGACGAGGTGATGTTCTATTGCTACGGACGCGATGCCGATCAGATCGACCGGCTCGCCGACGTGCTTTCCTGACCATCCGCTGTCCACGCCGCGCGCGTCCTCCCTGGGTCCGAGCGTTGCGCGGAAGGACGCCGCGGGCGCCGACGAACCGCGCGCGGGTTCTCCCAGCGAGCCGTCGTGCCCGTCCGGACGTGCGACGGTCAGTGCTTCCCGGACGGCTCGCCGCTGAGAATGCGCGCACCCGGCACGGGGCCGCTGGCCGTCCGCACGCTGCGGCAGACGCCCGCGCCCGCGAGTTCGGCGGCCACCGAGATCGCCGATTCCTCGCTCTCGCAGAGGAAGGCGCAGGTGGGCCCGGAGCCGGAGACCAGTCCGGCCAGCGCGCCGGCGGTGACCCCCGCGCGCAAGGTGCGGCGCAGTTCCGGCCGCAGCGACAGCGCCGCCGCCTGCAGATCGTTGCCGAGCAGGGGTGCGAGCTGGTGCGCGTCGCCGGAGGCCAAGGCCTGCATCAGCTGCTGCGGCTCGCCGAGCCGAGGCGGTCGCCCGTGCTCGCGCAGCCGGTCGAGTTCGGCGAAGACGGCCGGTGTGGACAGGCCGCCCTTGGCGAAGGCGAGCACCCAGTGAAAGGTGTTGCGCGACAGCACCGGCAGCAGGCGTTCGCCGCGGCCGGTGCCCAGCGCGGTGCCGCCGTGCAGGGCGAACGGGACGTCGCTGCCGAGTTCGGCCGCCACCGCGCCGAGTTCCTCCCTGGACAGTCCCAGGTCCCACAGCTCGTTCAGCCCGACCAGCGCGGCGGCGGCGTCGGCGCTGCCGCCCGCCATGCCTCCGGCCACCGGGATGCCTTTGGCGATGGCGATTTCGACCAGGGGAGCGCGGCCGCCGAGATGTGCGAGGCGGACGGCCGCCTTCCACACCAGATTCGTCCGGTCGGTCGGCACGTCCGCGGCGCCCTCTCCGGTGACCCGCACGGCCAGTGAAGCCGACGGAGCGATCTCCAGATCGTCGCTCAGCGACAGCGCTTGGAACACCGTGGTCAGGTCGTGGTAGCCGTCGGCCCGCAGGTCGCCCACTCCGAGATGGAGGTTCACCTTCGACGGCGCCCGCACGGTGACGGGACTCGGCACTACTGACAGCACGGTGCTCAAGCCTAATGGGAGTAGCCGGGCGATGCCGTCGGTGTGGCTCACGTCGGGGGAGCCGGCGAAGGCTGAGCGAACTCCGCGCGTTACAGCAGTCCGCCGCCGGTGGCATCGATCCACTGCCCGGTCACCCACCGCGCGTCGTCGGAGGCGAGGAACCCCACGACGTCGGCCACGTCCGCGGGCTGCCCCACGCGCTGGAGCGGGGACATCGCCGCCACCTCCGCCTGGGTTTCGGCATTGCGGAGCCAGTTCGCGTTCATGTCGGTGTCGATGATGCCCGGCGCCACCGCGTTCACGGTGATGCCGCGGGCGCCGACCTCTTTGGCGAGCACGGTGGTGAAACTATCGATCGCGGCTTTGGTCATGGTGTAGGCGATCAATTGCGGCATGTACGCCCCGTGGGTCAGGCCGGTGGAGATGTTGACGATCCGGCCGCCGGCGCGCAGCCGGTCCAGGCCCAGGCGAGTGATGAAGAAGGGCGCTTTGGCGTTGACCGCGAAGACGCGGTCGAAGGCCGCCTCGTCGGTTCCGGCGATCGGCTCCCGGATGCCGTCGATGCCCGCGTTGTTCACCAGGATGTCCAGCCCGTCGGCGTGCGCGTCGAAGGCTGCCCACAGAGCCTGCGCGTCACCGGGCACGCCCAGTTCGGCCCGAATAGCGAAGGCCGCGCCGCCCGCCGCCTCGATCGCGGACACCGTCTCCTTCGCGGCCTGCTCATCGTTGTTGTAGTGGACCGCCACCCGCGCGCCGTCGCTGCCCAGCCGTTCGGCTATCGCCCGGCCGATGCCCCGGCTGCTTCCGGTCACCAAGGCGGTCTTTCCAGTCAGTGCGCCCATCGCGCACCCCTTTCTCTAGCGGTCGCTACAGAAAAACACGGTAGCACATTGTCTAGTGATCGCTATAGAATGTCGATATGGGTACGACGACCCGGGGACGGCCGCGATCCTTCGATCGGGACGCGGCGCTGGAGAAAGCCATGCGGCTGTTCTGGGCGCGCGGGTACGAGGCCACCTCGATCGGCGACCTGACCGCGGCCATGGGCATCGGCGCACCGAGCCTGTATGCCGCGTTCGGCGACAAGAAGACGCTGTTCGAGGAGGCGGTCGCGAATTTCGGGGGGCGTTACGGCGGATTCGTCACGCGGGCGCTCGCCGAGGAGGGCAGCGCCCGGGCAGCGGTCGGGCGCATCCTGCGGGAGGCGGCGACGGAGTACACCAGGCCGGACTGCCCGCACGGCTGTCTGGTGATCAGCGCGGGCGTCAACACCACCAGCGCCGAGATCGCCGATCTCCTGCGCGACATGCGCAATCGGAACATCGACACCTTCGCCGCGCGGATCCAGGCCGACATCGACGCCGGCGTCCTGCCCGACCACCTGGACGCGCGGACTCTGGCCCGCTACGTCGGCACGGTGATGCAGGGCATGTCCCAGGCGGCGCGGGACGGCGCGAGCCGCGACGAGTTACGAGGGGTGGCCGAGCTGGCGCTGCGCGGCTGGGGAGCCTAGTGCCCCGAGGCGCGGCCGTCCTGCACCACCACGGGCAGGCAGGTACGCACGAAGTCAGCGCCGAAGTCGGTGAGCACCACGCTGCGATAGATCACCTTGGTGCCGAAACCGGACCGCTTCAGGATCTCTCGCACCGGCGACTGCGCCTCCAGCAGCTGGTACCGGTTCGGATTGCCGACCGGCTCGCGCGCGTGCTCGACCAGGCCGAGCCTGCGCAAGTTGGTCAGGTACTGCTGGATCCGATTGGGGAAGCGCAAACCGGCGTGCTCGCCGATCAGCGTGAGCATCGAGCCCAGGCGTTCGGAGCCGAGCGCGCGGGGACGGCCGGTGCGGATGTCGATCGAGGGCTGCGGACCGTCCAGACGCAGGAAGCGCAGAATGCGCGCCTCGTCCGGGGTCAGCTCGGCGAGCATGCCCGCGAAGGCCGGGTGGTTGTCGTCCTCGCCGTGCGGGCTGGCCGACAACCGCAACAGCGCGGCGCCCTGCTCGCGCAGCGTGGGCACGGCTTCCTGCCCGGGCGGTTCCGCGGCGGATGGGAGGCCGAGCGCTTTGCGCATCGCGTCGCGGACCTCGGCCTCGGCCTCGGCCAACACTTCTCGCGGCGGCGCTCCCTCGATGCTGCGCCGCACCACGGTCGAGGTGACGCCGACCGCGGTGCCGACGCTCCAGGAGGTCACCTCGGTGACGGCGCTCCAGGCGACCCGGGCGACGCCAGTCGCGGCACGCACGGTGGCCACGGGAACCGTTGCACGCCTCGGGGATCGGTCGGTGCGAGCGATGTCGGAAGCGGGCCGCCGAGCGATGTCGTGCGACGGCTCGGCGTTCGCTTCCGTCGCATCGCTGTGCTCGACGGCCTCGAGATCGCCGTCGTCCGGATCCGCTACAGCCATGATGTCGCCACTCCCGTTCCGAAGATCAGGATATGAGCGTATCCGGCGAACAGCCCCAGCACGCCGCCATGGACGAAAAGAAGCCACTCGTCTTGCTTGATGGCCGCGCGGAGCATGTCGACGAAATCCGGTGGCGACAGCATCGCCATCTGCCTGGCGATGTATTCGTTGATCTGCCTGCCCTGGCGGACGTTGAACTCCGGGTCGGCGAACGCGATCGGCGCGATGGCCATGGCTTCGCTGGTGAAGGTCGACTGCAAGGAGTCGTATTCGCGGCTGCCCAGCATGAACTTGACCGCGGGGCGCGCGGGGCCGAGCGCGCGGTCGGCGGCCGGTCGCAGCGTGTCCTCGAGCATCTGCATGGTGCGGTCCGAGCGCGGGCCGTTGAGCAACTCGTCGCCGATATTCGCCACGGTGATCACCTGGCTGGAAACCAATTCCGCGTATCCGTCGGTGATTTCGGACTTGCGTTTGATCAGCAGGCCCTGCCGCCACGGCGCCCACCACTTCGGATAAGCGGGCGCGAAGATCATATTGATGCCGATCCAGTTGACCACCCATCCGATGATCACGCCGCCGATCGGCAGTACCACCAGGCTGGACCAGCCGGTCAGATGCAGGGCGGCGACCAGCAGCGCGCCCATCGGCGCGCCGAAGTAGAAACCGAAGTTCTGCATGAATCGCAGTTCTTTTGCCCCGAGCACCTGGAACAGGGTGTTGAGCAGATGCGGCCGAGCCTGGAAGTAGCGGATCACCATCTGCTTCACATCGAGCAGCTGATCGATATTCGCGCCCAATTCCTCGGTCAGCTCGCGCAGGATCTCCGGCAACTGCTGGCGCACCCTGGCGTGCACCATGTCGCGCACCTGGGCGGGCAGGTTGTACCAGAGCTGGGGATGCTCCCGGCGCAGGATGTCCTCGACGATGTCCTTGATCTGCGCGTCGGCGATGCTGGCCAGATGCTCGGCCAGTTTGTCCGGCTCGAGTTCCCGGTAGAAGTCCGAGACGCTGCCGAGTTTGGCCAGACCCTTGTCGACCGCGATGCTGGCCATCTTGTCCGCGCGCGACGGGACGATGCCCTGCCAGCCGAACCGGCCGTCGTAGCTGAGCAGTGGAAGAACTTGAATTCGTTTGGGAAGGAACGGATACAGTGCGCGCAGGCCGGGAACTCGGACACCGTGGAAGGCGACCGGCTTGAACAGCATGAGCACGCCGGTCCAGTTGGTGATGTAGCCGATGACCCCGGTGAAAAGGGGTATGGTCACGAGCTCGAGGAGGATCGTCGGGTGGATTCCGAATACGCTCTCTAACACGACACCCTCCTGCCGATACACCGGTGATCGCCGCCTCACCGGCACCCAAAACTAGCACCCCCTCGACGAAGAAACGCTATTGCGCGCCGCGTGCCGGTCGCACTGTCCGAGTCAGGTGGTGCGAATGACCGGCGACACAAGGGGAAGTAATCTGTGGGACGGATTCGTTCACCCGGCGACATCGGAGAAAACGTGGCAGACGACAGAACCGGACAGGACGTGGCCCGTGCCGCTTCCCGCGCCGTCGAGCGCAGTTCGGATGTCGAACAGCGGCAGATCAGCAATGAGGCACGGCTGATCCGCGGCGTGTTCCGCGCGGCCGGACTGGCCGCGGGCACCGTGGCGCGTGGAAGCCAGTGGGCGGTCGGCACGACCTACGAGGTCACCAAGGAGATCACCCAGGCGGCGCTGGACGGGGAATCCTCGGCCGAGATCGCCGAGCGGACCGGAAAGGCGTTGCGTTCCATCGCCCGCAGCGCGCTGGGCGTCACCGAGGGCTCGGTCCGGGAAATCGTCAGCTACGTCCCGACCTCCAACGGTCCCGCCTCGCAGCAGGCGCTGGCCGTCGGCTCCTACTTCCGGTCGGCGAGCACCGAGGAACTGCGCCGCCGCGGTGACGCGCTGCTGGCCAGGTCGGCCGACGTCTACTTCACCGAGGACGTGCACCCGGCCTACGACCGCATCCTCGACCAGCTCGCTCCCGACGAGGCGCGCATCCTGCGCTTCATGGCGCTCAACGGCCCGCAGCCGTCGGTCGACGTGCGCACCAACCGTCCGCTCGGGATCGGCTCGGAACTGGTGCAAGGGGATCTCACCTCGGTCCCGGAGCAGGCGGGCGTGCGCTACCCGGACCGCGCGCGGTCCTACCTGATCAACCTCAACCGCCTCGGCCTGACGCTGACCTCGGACGATCCGGTGGTGCTGAGCCGGTACATGGTGCTCGAGGTGCAGCCGGTGGTGGAGGCGGCGCTGAAGAAGGCGGGCCGGGCGCCGAAGATCGTCCGCAAGAGTCTCCGGCTCACCGAGTTCGGCGAGGACTTCTGCCGCACCTGCTTCACCATCGGAAGCTGACATCCCGAGTTGATCTTCGCCGGAATGTTTCCCCTTACCGTGATAGCAATCTGATACAAGTCTCCCAATCCGGCACTCGGGATGGGATTGTTGAGGGTATGGATCAGCGAATCGGCGGGCAGGGGCGCGGCGACCCGGGTTTGGGCATCGCTGGGCAAGCGCGGAACGACCGGGGCACTGGCTCCGGTGGACAGCAGCGCGACGACCCGGGTTTGCACCCGGGCCGGCAGGAGCGCGGCGGGGTGGGAATCGATCCCGGTGGACCGGAGCCGGGCGAACAGGACATCGACCCGGGCGGGACGGGCCAGGGGCGCGGCCGGCGGGCGACGAGCACCGGTGAGCGCGATCCCGGCGACAGCGCCGATGGGCGGCTGCGCTTCGACGCGGGCCCGATCGACTTCGGACAGGTGCGCGACGATCCGCGGTCGGGTCGCGGCCGTGGCAACGAGGAGCGGGAGGTGGACGACGTATCGGCGATCTCCCGGCTGAAGTACCGGTACCTACGCACACTCGACACCAAGTCGTGGGACGATTTCGCGGACACCATGATTCCGGAGGCGACCGCGACCTACAGCGAATATCTCCAGTTCGAATCGCGTGAGGCGTTCATCGCGTTCATGCGCAACACGCTCGGGCCGCACGTGATCACCGAGCATCGCTGCGACCACCCCGAGATCGACGTCGAGGGCGACACCGCCAACGGTACGTGGTACCTCGCCGACACGGTCCTCATACCGGGCCATAACATGCTGCTGCGCGGCGCGGCCTTCTACACCGACCGTTACGTCCGCTGCGACGACGGACGCTGGCGGATCTCGCACACCGGTTACGAACGCACCTATGAAGTGGTGCTGTCCCTCAGCGACCTGCCCAGCCTGCGCCTGACCTCCAGCCGCTGGGGCCTGATCGCGAAAGAGGACGGCATCTCCTCGGTCGAACGCGACCCCGGCGTGCCGCCGCTGCGGCCGGAGTCCGAGGCAGGCTGACTCAGTCGGCGGTGGCGACCAGGGGCTCCAAGGTGAGCGCCGGGTGCTCCTTCTCGATGTATTGCAGCCGCCACTTGTCGCTGAACAGCGCGAGCAGCGCGCCGTCTGAGCGGGTGAACACCTCCACCCCGCGCTGCCGCCCGAGTGCGTCCGCCGACGCGGCGTCGGTGCGCCGGGCCAGCGTGTAACCGAGGTGCTCCATCGTGGTCTCCACGTTGAACTCCGTGAGCATGCGCGCGGTCACCACTTCGAACTGCATCGGGCCGACGGCCGCCAGGACGGGGGAGGCGTCGCCGCGGATGTCGTTGCGCAGCACCTGCACGACGCCCTCGGAGTCGAGCTGGTCGACGGCCTTGCGGAACTGTTTGTACTTGCCCGCGGAACGCGCCCGCAGCACGGCGAAGTGCTCCGGCGCGAACGACGGGATCGGCGGGAACTCCACCTTCTTGTCCACGAACAGCGTGTGGCCCGGAGCCAGCGCCGTCGCGTTGACCAAGCCGACGACATCACCCGGGTAGGCGGTGTCGACGGTGGCGCGCTCGCGGCCGAATACGGTCAGCGCGTACTTCGTGGCGAACGGCCGGCCGGTCTGCGCGTGGGTGACCACCATGCCGCGTTCGAACTCGCCGGACACGATCCGCATGAAGGCGAGCCGGTCCCGGTGGGCGGCGTCCATTCCCGCCTGCACCTTGAACACCACCGCGCTGAACGGGTCACCGGGCTGCCGCGGATTGCCGTCGACGTCTGGCCGCGCGCCCGGGGCCGGTGCGAGCGCGACCAAGGTTTCCAGCAGCTGCCGCACGCCGAAGTTCAGCATCGCGGAGGCGTAGATGACCGGCGAGGTCTGCCCGGCGAGGAACAATTCCTGGTCGTGATCCTGTCCGGTGGCCGAGAGCAGCTCGCTCTCTTCCGCGGCGGTCGTCCACGGCTCGCCTTCGCGCGCTTCGGCGGCCTCGGGCGTGAGCGACTCCTCCGGCGCGATGGTCGCGCCGCCCGCGGTCCGGGTGAAGTGGATGTATTCGAGCGGGACGCCGTCCGGGCCGCGGCGCAGGAGGCCGCGGAAATCTCCCGCGATGCCGACCGGGAGGAACAGCGGGGTGGGGGTGAGGCCGATCCGCTCATCGATCTCGTCGAGCAGTTCCAGCGGAGCCCGCCCCGGCCGGTCCCACTTGTTGATCACGGTGATCACCGGGATGCCACGGTGGCGGCACACCTGGAACAGCTTCAGCGTCTGCGGCTCCAAGCCCTTGGCCGCGTCGATCAGCATCACCGCGGCGTCGACGGCGGTGAGCACCCGATAGGTGTCCTCGGAGAAGTCGGAGTGGCCGGGGGTGTCGACCAGGTTGATCACGTTGTCGACGTCGGAGCCCTCGACGCGGTAGTTGAACTGCAGCGCGGTCGAGCTGACCGAGATGCCGCGCGCCTTCTCCATCTCCATCCAGTCCGAGACGGTGGACTTGCGCCCGGCCTTGCCGTGGATCGCGCCCGCCTCGGAGATCATCCTGGCGTGCAGGGCGAGCGCCTCGGTGAGCGTGGACTTGCCGGCGTCGGGGTGGGAGATCACCGCGAACGTCCGCCGACGGGCGACCTCGGCGGGTAACCCGCGCGGTGCGGGCGCGACAACACCCTCGGGGGAGGCGCTCAACGCAGACAACCTTTCGCAGACGACCGATCGGCAACCACGCCAGCGTACGCGACGCGCCCGAGCGCGAGCCGAACCGCGGGTGACCACCCGATTCAAAGAGCGCCCCTGCGCTGGGGTATGGTGTTCGGGTTGTCTCGGCGAGGGTGACCGCAGACCAGATTTGCGACACCGTGATCGACGCGGCTCGGCTTCCGGCCGTCCTCGTTCGGTCTTCGCCCCGACGAATAGACCACCCCGTCAGGTGTGCGGAACACCTCACGTGTAATTGACCAGCCCGGAAGAGCCGTAGGAGTAGATCCAGTCATGTCCGACGTCAACCTTCTCGAAGCATCCGTACGTACCGAGTTCGGCAAGGGCGCCGCCCGCCGCACCCGTCGTGCGGGCAACGTCCCGGCCGTGCTGTACGGCCACCAGTCCGACCCGCAGCACCTGTCGGTCAACGCCCAGGCCTTCGCCGCCATCCTGCGTGAGCACGGCACCAACGCGGTGCTGAACCTCGTCATCGACGGCCAGAAGCAGCTCGCGCTGACCAAGTCCGTCGTGGTGCACCCGATCCGTCGCTACATCGAGCACGCCGACCTGCTGATCATCAAGCGCGGCGAGAAGGTCACCGCCGACGTGAACATCGCCATCACCGGCGAAGCCGCTCCCGGCACCCTGGTCACCCAGGAAACCACCACCGTCTCCATCGAGGCCGACGCGATGAAGCTGCCCGAGTCCATCGAGGTCTCCGTCGACGGCGTCGAGGCCGGCAC
Encoded here:
- a CDS encoding 50S ribosomal protein L25/general stress protein Ctc, whose product is MSDVNLLEASVRTEFGKGAARRTRRAGNVPAVLYGHQSDPQHLSVNAQAFAAILREHGTNAVLNLVIDGQKQLALTKSVVVHPIRRYIEHADLLIIKRGEKVTADVNIAITGEAAPGTLVTQETTTVSIEADAMKLPESIEVSVDGVEAGTQITAGALELPAGVSLATDAEILIVNVIAAPAAESTEGEAGAEGESAE
- a CDS encoding peptide chain release factor 3 yields the protein MSASPEGVVAPAPRGLPAEVARRRTFAVISHPDAGKSTLTEALALHARMISEAGAIHGKAGRKSTVSDWMEMEKARGISVSSTALQFNYRVEGSDVDNVINLVDTPGHSDFSEDTYRVLTAVDAAVMLIDAAKGLEPQTLKLFQVCRHRGIPVITVINKWDRPGRAPLELLDEIDERIGLTPTPLFLPVGIAGDFRGLLRRGPDGVPLEYIHFTRTAGGATIAPEESLTPEAAEAREGEPWTTAAEESELLSATGQDHDQELFLAGQTSPVIYASAMLNFGVRQLLETLVALAPAPGARPDVDGNPRQPGDPFSAVVFKVQAGMDAAHRDRLAFMRIVSGEFERGMVVTHAQTGRPFATKYALTVFGRERATVDTAYPGDVVGLVNATALAPGHTLFVDKKVEFPPIPSFAPEHFAVLRARSAGKYKQFRKAVDQLDSEGVVQVLRNDIRGDASPVLAAVGPMQFEVVTARMLTEFNVETTMEHLGYTLARRTDAASADALGRQRGVEVFTRSDGALLALFSDKWRLQYIEKEHPALTLEPLVATAD